A window from Dehalococcoidia bacterium encodes these proteins:
- a CDS encoding response regulator has product MRQDTSSGSIIVVDDEQSVRNVVARALQKKGFNVVTAEDAFDALEKVSRQQFDLMFLDIRMPEMSGLKLLSIMHTCHPGTPVIMLTGVRGLRPYYEAKEHEAFAYLRKPCSLSKITMLAEKLLSDHKERQPAAASTSA; this is encoded by the coding sequence ATGAGACAAGACACCAGCAGCGGTTCAATCATCGTGGTTGATGACGAGCAATCCGTGCGCAATGTGGTGGCCCGGGCTCTCCAGAAAAAAGGGTTCAATGTGGTCACGGCAGAAGATGCATTTGATGCTCTGGAGAAGGTTTCTCGGCAGCAGTTTGATCTGATGTTTCTCGATATCCGGATGCCCGAGATGTCCGGGCTGAAGCTGCTATCCATCATGCACACCTGCCACCCCGGTACCCCCGTGATTATGCTCACCGGAGTGCGCGGACTCAGACCTTATTACGAAGCCAAAGAACATGAAGCGTTTGCCTACCTTCGTAAGCCCTGCAGCCTATCCAAGATAACCATGCTTGCGGAGAAGCTGCTCAGCGACCACAAAGAGCGCCAGCCCGCCGCTGCCTCAACCTCCGCCTGA
- a CDS encoding response regulator has product MVDVNMPNLNGLKTLEVMSQKGINAPAILLTSRESAGNNEKGLLLGAFDYIRKPINKKVLLMRMGSILAVPANQTFLNASSDVANGLN; this is encoded by the coding sequence CTGGTCGATGTCAACATGCCCAACCTCAACGGGCTCAAGACACTGGAAGTCATGAGCCAGAAGGGAATCAATGCCCCTGCGATCCTTCTCACCTCACGGGAAAGCGCCGGCAATAATGAGAAGGGCCTGCTGCTGGGCGCATTTGACTATATTCGCAAGCCGATCAATAAGAAAGTCCTGCTGATGAGGATGGGAAGTATCCTTGCTGTACCAGCTAATCAAACGTTTCTCAACGCTTCATCAGATGTAGCAAACGGACTGAATTGA